One Dermacentor andersoni chromosome 6, qqDerAnde1_hic_scaffold, whole genome shotgun sequence genomic window carries:
- the LOC126523532 gene encoding uncharacterized protein — protein MDANNDSTFECLSARRVDIDPKTKTATYIWSLAGDDGKERKKVPFYHMPGDSPDVTLYTVGSKSSPVESGRILYTDYKNCAIADFAHFGDECTLWVAYEVRDSIPTACLEQYSDICGEAVSVNDIDACEDAYA, from the exons ATGGACGCCAACAATGACAGTACTTTTGAGTGCCTCTCTGCACGCAGAGTAGATATTGATCCGAAGACAAAGACTGCTACGTACATTTGGTCACTGGCCGGAGATGACGGGAAAGAGAG AAAGAAAGTGCCTTTTTACCACATGCCAGGTGATTCACCGGATGTCACTCTATACACCGTCGGATCAA AAAGCAGTCCCGTTGAGTCTGGTCGCATCCTCTACACGGACTACAAGAATTGCGCTATTGCAGATTTTGCTCACTTCGGAGACG AATGCACACTTTGGGTCGCATATGAGGTGCGAGACTCCATTCCCACAGCCTGTCTGGAACAATATTCTGACATATGTGGGGAAGCTGTCTCAGTTAACGACATCGATGCATGCGAAGATGCCTACGCCTAG